The following coding sequences lie in one Natronorubrum tibetense GA33 genomic window:
- a CDS encoding phosphotransferase family protein — protein MAENKTYLDRLVDKSALKEYLERELGDARAVTVQYHDEGHSNETLFIEWGEQNLVMRRPPAGETADTAHDVLREYRVISSLEDTGVPVPNPILACDDTSVIGGKFYLMERLEGDVIRDHEPDRFATAGQRRQVGETLIDTLAEIHTIDYEAVGLSDLGRPEGYTERQVERWGKQFDWAYETTADERDVPHIDEIAEWLEANIPEEYEHTLVHGDFKLDNVMYAPGTPPKINAVLDWEMGTLGDPSADIGWMLCYWDTDPLIDELMPTFLDQPGYPSKEELVERYEEQSGLEFTNRRFYVALGLYMLIAVCEMFYARYLNGNSNDDLYPKMGSVVPEISQRAKEVIDGERDI, from the coding sequence ATGGCCGAAAACAAAACCTATCTTGACCGGCTTGTCGACAAATCCGCGTTGAAAGAGTATCTAGAGCGGGAGCTCGGCGACGCCAGAGCAGTCACCGTCCAGTACCACGACGAGGGTCACTCGAACGAGACACTGTTCATTGAGTGGGGCGAGCAGAATCTCGTCATGCGACGGCCGCCGGCCGGGGAGACGGCGGACACAGCCCACGATGTTCTCCGGGAGTACCGCGTCATCTCTTCGCTCGAGGATACGGGCGTTCCGGTCCCGAATCCAATACTGGCCTGCGACGATACGTCGGTGATCGGCGGCAAGTTCTACCTGATGGAACGTCTCGAAGGCGATGTCATCCGCGATCACGAGCCCGATCGGTTCGCGACGGCCGGGCAGCGTCGTCAGGTCGGAGAAACACTCATCGACACGCTCGCGGAGATTCACACGATCGACTACGAAGCGGTCGGGCTGTCGGATCTCGGTCGTCCGGAGGGGTACACGGAACGACAGGTCGAACGCTGGGGGAAGCAGTTCGACTGGGCATACGAGACGACAGCGGACGAACGGGATGTACCCCACATCGACGAAATCGCTGAGTGGCTCGAGGCGAACATTCCCGAGGAGTACGAGCACACGCTCGTACACGGCGACTTCAAACTCGACAACGTGATGTACGCCCCCGGGACCCCGCCGAAGATCAACGCCGTGCTGGACTGGGAGATGGGAACCCTTGGCGATCCGTCGGCTGATATCGGCTGGATGCTCTGTTACTGGGACACCGATCCCCTCATCGACGAACTGATGCCAACGTTCCTCGACCAACCAGGATACCCGAGCAAGGAGGAACTCGTCGAACGGTACGAGGAGCAGTCAGGACTCGAGTTCACGAACCGCCGGTTCTACGTCGCGCTAGGTCTGTACATGCTCATCGCGGTCTGTGAGATGTTCTACGCGCGGTATCTCAACGGGAACAGCAACGACGACCTCTACCCGAAGATGGGATCCGTCGTACCGGAGATCAGCCAGCGAGCAAAGGAAGTTATCGACGGCGAACGCGACATCTGA
- a CDS encoding LLM class flavin-dependent oxidoreductase: protein MTKLGFVLPDEFSHVSLEQTLEFARRADETGLHSVWKQEASGSNGVATLAAVAQCTTDVRIGTGVASVYSRSPTLLGMSAATLQQLSSGRALLGVGVSSPPLVERWHGMAFDRPLRRLRETIEIVRQTTAGGTVEYDGEVFDIGPYSMALETTDEVPVFNAAISDANRALTGEYADGWLPAFIPQPSFSSHVTDVRESARDAGRDPGELTVAPWVPIAVDDDPDRAERRVRYLLAQEMAMGYNEQVNDYGFGDAPDRAHALFRDGDRGAAVDAISGRMVDELTVSGTESDVREQLQRYARDGADVIIAMPSMDASVAEIESLIDALGRIDDSA, encoded by the coding sequence ATGACCAAACTCGGATTCGTCCTTCCCGACGAGTTCTCGCACGTATCGCTTGAGCAAACGCTGGAATTCGCCAGGCGAGCTGACGAGACGGGCCTCCATTCGGTGTGGAAACAGGAAGCATCCGGCAGCAACGGGGTAGCCACGCTCGCCGCGGTCGCCCAGTGCACGACGGACGTTCGGATCGGGACCGGCGTGGCCAGCGTCTATTCCCGGAGCCCCACGTTGCTCGGGATGAGCGCGGCGACCCTGCAGCAGCTCTCGAGCGGGCGGGCGCTGCTCGGAGTCGGTGTGAGTTCGCCACCGCTCGTCGAACGGTGGCACGGGATGGCCTTCGACCGGCCGCTCCGACGGCTGCGCGAAACGATCGAAATCGTCCGGCAAACGACGGCCGGTGGGACGGTCGAGTACGACGGGGAGGTGTTCGATATCGGCCCGTACTCCATGGCGCTCGAGACGACCGACGAGGTCCCGGTATTCAACGCCGCGATAAGCGACGCGAACCGCGCGCTGACCGGAGAGTACGCAGACGGCTGGCTGCCAGCGTTCATTCCGCAGCCCTCGTTTTCGAGTCACGTCACTGACGTCCGAGAAAGCGCGAGAGACGCCGGCCGGGATCCGGGCGAACTGACCGTCGCTCCGTGGGTTCCCATCGCCGTCGACGACGATCCAGATCGCGCTGAGCGACGCGTCCGTTACCTCCTCGCACAGGAAATGGCGATGGGATACAACGAACAGGTCAACGACTACGGCTTCGGGGATGCGCCGGACAGGGCCCACGCCCTGTTCCGAGACGGAGACCGCGGGGCGGCAGTCGACGCGATCTCCGGCCGGATGGTCGATGAACTAACCGTTTCCGGAACCGAATCAGATGTCCGGGAGCAGCTCCAGCGGTACGCTCGCGACGGTGCTGACGTCATCATCGCGATGCCCTCGATGGACGCGTCCGTGGCCGAGATTGAATCACTCATCGACGCTCTCGGACGTATCGATGACTCAGCGTGA
- a CDS encoding 3-hydroxyacyl-CoA dehydrogenase/enoyl-CoA hydratase family protein gives MSDPLADRVDAVTVVGAGTMGHGIAQTFATAGYDVTILDIDNDVLATALEKINESLTKLGENPDTILNRIETTTSDEEAYGDADLVVEAVPEDIELKENIFGTIDELAPDRAILATNTSTLPITEIASATDRPGDVVGMHFSNPVQLMEIVEVIRGEETRDDVFEAAQEISEEIGKIPVLVEKDIPGFLINRINLRFWLEGVRQVEWGIQDEKTIDAALRRIGLPMGPFEVLDFSGIDVATMAARSMRDRGVDLHVPDLLEEKTEAEDHGMKTGAGFYTYPKPGEYSRVDIPRERRYDFDPKDLLAPAVNEAAWLLANDVTTKAEIDKAMQIGMNWPRGLLEMADEYGIDRLVDRLETLRERSGWEEYEPHPRLREMVSNDELGRKTGTGFYEWSYEQMEFNTVQYERREYIAWITLNRPEQLNALDEPSWEGLNDALECAAADDKVRATILRGSGRAFCAGDDIAEIQSWESTEDAAEMVEEILGPTVQTLRDHPKPVIAAVDGVANGGGCELVLLSDLAVASADSDFALPEAKIGALPPIGLTYGRMSLGKKSIMELAMTGEQLTATEAESMGIVNYAVDDGQVEDIARELARSTSASGPKSVAEMKDLWSNMEDDLLEGWFGDAMDRLVERTQSEEAEEGLAAFLEKRNPDWQR, from the coding sequence ATGAGCGATCCACTAGCCGACCGTGTAGACGCTGTTACTGTCGTCGGTGCCGGAACGATGGGCCATGGAATCGCCCAGACGTTCGCGACGGCCGGATACGACGTCACTATCTTGGACATCGACAACGACGTGCTGGCAACGGCGCTCGAAAAGATCAATGAGAGCCTGACGAAACTCGGCGAGAACCCCGACACCATCCTCAATCGGATCGAGACGACCACGTCTGACGAGGAGGCCTACGGGGACGCTGACCTCGTCGTCGAGGCGGTTCCCGAGGACATCGAGCTGAAAGAGAACATCTTCGGTACTATCGACGAACTCGCACCGGATCGAGCGATCCTGGCGACCAACACCAGTACGCTCCCGATCACCGAAATCGCGTCCGCGACGGATCGGCCGGGCGATGTCGTCGGGATGCACTTCTCGAATCCGGTTCAGCTGATGGAAATTGTCGAGGTCATCCGCGGCGAGGAGACGCGCGATGACGTGTTCGAAGCGGCCCAAGAGATCAGCGAAGAGATTGGAAAAATACCGGTCCTCGTCGAGAAGGATATTCCCGGCTTCCTCATCAACCGGATCAATCTCCGCTTCTGGCTTGAGGGCGTACGACAGGTCGAATGGGGGATTCAGGACGAGAAAACTATAGACGCAGCACTCCGCCGAATCGGTCTCCCGATGGGGCCGTTCGAGGTACTCGACTTCAGCGGTATCGATGTCGCCACGATGGCCGCCCGATCGATGCGCGACCGGGGAGTCGACCTGCACGTGCCCGACCTCCTCGAGGAGAAGACCGAGGCCGAAGATCACGGGATGAAAACCGGTGCGGGCTTCTACACCTATCCGAAACCGGGAGAGTACTCGCGCGTTGATATCCCGCGCGAACGGCGGTACGACTTCGATCCGAAGGATCTCCTCGCGCCCGCCGTCAACGAGGCAGCGTGGCTGCTGGCCAACGACGTGACTACGAAGGCGGAGATAGACAAGGCGATGCAGATCGGGATGAACTGGCCGCGGGGTCTCCTCGAAATGGCCGACGAGTACGGTATCGATCGACTCGTCGACCGACTTGAGACGCTGCGCGAGCGGTCCGGCTGGGAGGAGTACGAACCTCATCCCCGTCTCCGGGAAATGGTCTCGAACGACGAACTCGGACGGAAGACGGGAACCGGGTTCTACGAGTGGAGCTACGAGCAGATGGAGTTCAACACGGTCCAATACGAGCGACGCGAGTATATCGCCTGGATCACGCTCAATAGACCCGAGCAGCTCAACGCCTTGGACGAACCGAGCTGGGAGGGACTGAACGACGCGCTCGAGTGTGCAGCAGCGGACGACAAGGTCCGCGCGACGATCCTTCGAGGATCGGGACGCGCATTCTGCGCCGGCGACGATATCGCGGAGATCCAGAGCTGGGAGTCGACCGAGGACGCCGCGGAGATGGTCGAGGAGATTCTCGGTCCGACCGTCCAGACGCTTCGGGACCACCCGAAACCGGTGATCGCCGCGGTCGACGGCGTCGCGAACGGGGGCGGTTGTGAACTCGTGCTCCTGAGTGATCTCGCAGTCGCCTCCGCGGACAGCGATTTCGCCCTGCCCGAGGCGAAGATCGGTGCGCTTCCGCCGATCGGACTCACATACGGTCGGATGAGCCTCGGCAAGAAATCGATCATGGAACTCGCGATGACGGGTGAGCAGCTGACCGCTACCGAAGCTGAATCGATGGGGATCGTCAACTACGCTGTCGATGATGGACAAGTCGAGGACATCGCCCGCGAACTCGCCCGTTCGACGTCGGCGTCGGGCCCGAAGTCGGTCGCGGAGATGAAAGACCTGTGGTCGAACATGGAGGACGACCTGCTCGAAGGGTGGTTCGGCGACGCCATGGACCGTCTCGTCGAGCGGACTCAGTCCGAGGAGGCTGAAGAGGGGCTCGCGGCGTTCCTTGAGAAGCGTAATCCGGACTGGCAGCGATAG